A part of Streptomyces sp. DSM 40750 genomic DNA contains:
- a CDS encoding GNAT family N-acetyltransferase codes for MTPATPVLHTTRLRLRPFTDADADPLFALHSSTYVLRYWDSPPWTERARAEHFIAMCRKMADDGTGVRVAIDRASDGAFVGWCGLTGWNPDYRSASLGYVLDDAVWGHGFATEAAHALLRWAFDALDLNRVQAETDTRNVASARVLEKIGFVREGTLREDCVVNGEVSDSWVFGLIKREWRPSAVPTPAR; via the coding sequence ATGACTCCGGCCACCCCCGTACTGCACACCACTCGCCTGCGACTGCGGCCCTTCACCGACGCCGATGCGGACCCCCTCTTCGCGCTGCACAGCAGTACCTACGTACTGCGCTACTGGGACTCCCCGCCGTGGACGGAACGGGCCCGCGCCGAGCACTTCATCGCGATGTGCCGGAAGATGGCGGACGACGGCACCGGGGTGCGGGTGGCCATCGATCGTGCTTCTGACGGGGCCTTCGTCGGCTGGTGCGGTCTGACCGGATGGAACCCGGACTACCGCAGCGCGTCGTTGGGCTACGTCCTCGACGATGCGGTGTGGGGCCACGGCTTTGCGACGGAGGCCGCGCACGCCTTGCTGCGATGGGCATTCGACGCACTGGACCTGAATCGAGTTCAGGCCGAGACCGATACGCGCAACGTGGCATCTGCCCGGGTCCTGGAGAAGATCGGATTCGTGCGTGAAGGGACGTTGCGGGAAGACTGCGTGGTGAACGGCGAGGTATCCGACTCGTGGGTGTTCGGGTTGATCAAGCGAGAGTGGCGGCCGTCGGCCGTGCCGACTCCAGCCCGCTAA
- a CDS encoding TOPRIM nucleotidyl transferase/hydrolase domain-containing protein: MVDMRTFRDEVTGWAGGGSGGSAGELAELLGVHTVVLLEGLSDLAAVEALAARRGRDLAAEGVCVVPMGGAMSVGRYAGLLGPSGLGLRLIGLCDEREKPFFDRVLTPSSAPRPGVFVCTADLEDEFIRALGPARIEEIVQAEDELRAWLTFMQQPAQHGRPRPQQLRRFLGTKKGRKIRYGRLLVEALAPDQVPAPLDDLLASL; encoded by the coding sequence CACGTTCCGGGACGAGGTCACAGGCTGGGCCGGCGGTGGCTCCGGCGGGTCGGCGGGGGAGCTGGCGGAGCTCCTGGGGGTGCACACGGTGGTCCTGCTGGAAGGACTGAGCGACCTCGCGGCCGTCGAGGCGCTGGCCGCGCGGCGGGGTCGTGACTTGGCGGCCGAGGGGGTGTGCGTGGTGCCGATGGGTGGGGCGATGAGCGTCGGCCGCTACGCGGGGCTCCTCGGTCCGTCCGGTCTCGGACTGCGCCTGATCGGTCTGTGCGACGAGCGTGAGAAGCCCTTCTTCGACCGGGTCCTCACCCCGTCCTCGGCGCCGCGCCCGGGCGTCTTCGTCTGCACGGCGGACCTGGAGGACGAGTTCATCCGTGCGCTGGGCCCGGCGCGGATCGAGGAGATCGTCCAGGCCGAGGACGAGCTGCGCGCCTGGCTGACCTTCATGCAGCAGCCCGCCCAGCACGGCCGGCCCCGGCCCCAGCAGTTGCGGCGCTTCCTCGGCACGAAGAAGGGCCGCAAGATCCGCTATGGCCGCCTCCTGGTCGAAGCCCTCGCCCCCGACCAGGTGCCCGCCCCGCTGGACGACCTCCTCGCCAGCCTGTGA